The proteins below are encoded in one region of Leptotrichia sp. oral taxon 218:
- a CDS encoding succinate dehydrogenase/fumarate reductase iron-sulfur subunit has protein sequence MKKLLGLLAFMLATVSFAETSQDVVKNFYFDQDFRVKYNDQYGDKANHIGNAGFKKKNIEGVKSRTEVGTTLGLNDEGGLNANLLYRHEVFGEFENGKRNHYLQSTDLVDGNLSKDIKWGDLDTTTKLGVRHWTNKDGKKHTKTNGESNELYFGPTFGMNVLGQNIKTTLEAVYFGQRQSGNQDNRYYRSGNDGAKNGWGANLSLGTDGKLLDGNFGTISYDVALDHYLRDASGKNNKSNVRLDYTVGVAYDTPSFGGFYAFVRPENEWSKHTATDGYENEFTVWTGFGYKKGFETSVGTITVNPSVRYSPVHKLTDKGEYWNGSEKKNTVENNELRAGVKVSLDVK, from the coding sequence ATGAAAAAATTATTAGGATTATTAGCATTTATGTTAGCAACTGTATCTTTTGCAGAAACTAGCCAAGATGTTGTAAAAAATTTTTACTTTGATCAAGATTTTAGAGTAAAATATAATGACCAATATGGAGACAAAGCTAACCACATTGGAAATGCAGGATTTAAGAAAAAAAATATTGAAGGAGTAAAATCAAGAACTGAAGTTGGAACAACTTTAGGATTAAATGATGAAGGTGGATTAAACGCTAACCTTTTATATAGACACGAAGTATTTGGAGAATTCGAAAACGGTAAAAGAAATCATTACCTACAATCAACAGATTTAGTAGATGGAAATTTATCTAAAGATATTAAATGGGGAGATTTAGACACAACTACTAAATTAGGTGTTAGACACTGGACAAATAAAGATGGTAAAAAACACACAAAAACAAATGGAGAATCAAATGAACTTTATTTCGGACCAACTTTTGGAATGAATGTATTGGGACAAAACATAAAAACAACTTTAGAAGCTGTTTACTTTGGACAAAGACAAAGTGGTAACCAAGATAACAGATATTACAGAAGTGGAAACGATGGAGCTAAAAATGGTTGGGGAGCTAACTTATCATTAGGAACTGACGGAAAACTTTTGGATGGTAACTTTGGAACAATTAGTTACGATGTAGCTTTAGATCACTACTTAAGAGATGCTAGTGGAAAAAACAACAAATCAAATGTTAGACTTGACTATACAGTAGGTGTAGCTTATGACACACCTTCATTCGGTGGATTCTATGCATTTGTAAGACCTGAAAATGAATGGTCTAAACATACTGCAACTGATGGATACGAAAACGAATTTACAGTATGGACTGGATTTGGATACAAAAAAGGATTTGAAACTTCAGTTGGAACAATCACTGTTAATCCTAGCGTAAGATATTCTCCAGTTCATAAATTAACTGATAAAGGTGAATACTGGAACGGTAGCGAAAAGAAAAATACAGTTGAAAACAACGAATTAAGAGCTGGAGTTAAAGTAAGTTTAGATGTTAAATAA
- a CDS encoding universal stress protein, with translation MDKLAAKIYLTGKILELGKTLIYKTEIVAKGKAGAEKFKQVYEGFWDKLEDLLKKEKSIDRKWIPDFAEEIGEEVLTEVLKEARKTFDLKVILQQIFDEEKAGNKNIL, from the coding sequence ATGGATAAATTAGCAGCAAAAATATATTTGACAGGTAAAATTTTAGAATTAGGAAAGACTTTAATCTATAAAACAGAAATAGTTGCCAAAGGAAAAGCTGGAGCAGAAAAGTTTAAGCAGGTGTATGAAGGTTTTTGGGATAAGCTGGAAGATCTGTTAAAAAAAGAAAAATCAATTGACAGAAAATGGATTCCTGACTTTGCAGAAGAAATTGGCGAAGAAGTTCTAACAGAAGTTTTAAAAGAAGCCAGAAAGACGTTTGACTTGAAAGTTATACTGCAACAAATTTTCGATGAGGAAAAAGCAGGGAATAAAAACATATTGTAG
- a CDS encoding TrkH family potassium uptake protein, translating to MNKKMISFVIGKILILEAGLMLLPLIISFLYKEDILHKMSYGIVILLLLAVGFLMSIKVPADKNIQGREGFVIVSLSWIFMSAFGALPFVISKEIPSFVDAFFEVVSGFTTTGSSIIPDLTKISHSNLFWRSFTHFVGGMGVLVLALAILPKYSPTSVYVMKAEVPGPTFGKIVSKLSSTARVLYKIYTVMTIVLIILLLFGGLNLFEASLLAFGTAGTGGFGVRNGSILPYHSAYIDIVLSIGMLVFGVNFNVYYFILIGKVKEALNNEELKYYLLIVFISIVLIVANISKSYSSILHCIRDVLFSVSSVMTTTGYSTADFGKWPLFSQVILLILMFFGACAGSTAGGLKISRVILMIKIHFAEIRQMISPNRVISISYEDKPVSLKMQNSIAVYFVVYAIVFMAILLLISFSTDDFLTAFSAVAATFNNIGPGLGKVGPAYSFADLNNFSKILLSFAMLAGRLEIFPMLILFSPSTWKLK from the coding sequence ATGAACAAAAAAATGATAAGTTTTGTAATTGGAAAAATTTTGATACTGGAAGCTGGGTTAATGCTTTTGCCACTAATTATAAGTTTTTTGTATAAAGAGGATATTTTACATAAAATGTCATACGGAATAGTTATTTTACTACTTTTAGCAGTTGGCTTTCTGATGTCGATAAAAGTTCCAGCAGATAAAAATATTCAAGGAAGAGAAGGTTTTGTAATCGTTTCCTTATCTTGGATTTTTATGTCAGCTTTCGGAGCGCTTCCATTTGTAATTTCAAAGGAAATTCCATCATTTGTTGATGCTTTTTTTGAGGTAGTCAGCGGATTTACAACAACAGGTTCTAGTATAATTCCAGATTTAACAAAAATTAGCCACTCAAATTTATTTTGGCGAAGTTTTACTCACTTTGTTGGTGGAATGGGAGTTCTAGTTTTAGCACTTGCAATTTTGCCAAAATATTCTCCAACTTCTGTATATGTAATGAAAGCTGAAGTTCCAGGACCAACATTTGGAAAAATAGTTTCAAAATTATCTTCTACTGCAAGAGTGTTATACAAAATATATACAGTTATGACAATAGTTTTAATAATTTTACTTCTATTTGGAGGTTTAAACTTATTTGAAGCAAGTTTACTAGCATTTGGAACGGCTGGAACAGGTGGTTTTGGAGTAAGAAACGGAAGTATTCTGCCGTACCACAGTGCTTATATTGATATTGTACTGTCAATCGGAATGTTAGTTTTTGGAGTGAACTTCAATGTCTATTATTTCATTTTAATTGGAAAAGTAAAAGAAGCGCTAAACAACGAAGAACTAAAATATTATTTACTAATTGTATTTATTTCAATTGTATTAATAGTTGCAAATATTTCAAAATCATATAGTTCAATATTACATTGTATAAGAGATGTACTTTTTTCCGTATCTTCCGTGATGACAACAACAGGTTATTCAACAGCAGATTTTGGAAAATGGCCACTTTTCTCACAAGTAATTTTACTAATTTTAATGTTTTTTGGTGCATGTGCTGGTTCTACTGCAGGTGGACTAAAAATTTCCAGAGTAATTTTAATGATAAAAATACATTTTGCAGAAATAAGACAAATGATAAGTCCAAATCGTGTTATTTCAATCTCTTACGAAGACAAACCTGTAAGTTTGAAGATGCAAAATAGCATAGCAGTATATTTTGTCGTCTACGCAATAGTTTTTATGGCAATACTTTTACTAATTTCATTTTCCACAGACGATTTTTTAACAGCATTCAGTGCGGTTGCTGCAACTTTTAATAACATAGGTCCAGGACTCGGAAAAGTAGGTCCCGCATACAGCTTCGCCGACTTAAATAATTTTTCAAAAATTCTGTTAAGTTTTGCAATGTTAGCTGGAAGACTTGAAATTTTTCCAATGTTAATATTATTTTCACCATCAACTTGGAAATTAAAATAA
- the trkA gene encoding Trk system potassium transporter TrkA — MKIIIVGAGVVGESLCSELSEVGNDVIVVEKEEDRLNKIVETNDVTGFIGNGASYETLLEAGADSADIFIATTPTDELNIMACVIARKMGAKYTIARVRNPEYGSNLRFVRDDLGISLIVNPEMESAKNIANKLFFPNALSAESFFWQRANMISLKIEENSFLKDMHLKDLEVKQNEKVIICIVERGNDAFIPSGDFQILKDDIIYVMGPTEAVRKFYKKMGFKRYVNSSMIIGGGTISHYLIDILLKEKKQVKVIDNDMEKLEHLSQAYPNVCAIYGDETDHKFLIDEGIKKFDSVVILSESDEENMVLSMFARSLTDSKIVTKIDRTLLLPIIEDYGVRATVIPKKVIADIIIRVVRARINTRGSKMKTLHRLCDNKVELIIFEIKKESHIVGIPLKDLKLQTNVIIASIFRNDNLIFPGGNDTIEIGDYVIIITTTPIDDFEGIVLK; from the coding sequence ATGAAAATAATTATAGTTGGAGCAGGTGTCGTTGGAGAATCCCTTTGCAGCGAATTATCTGAAGTGGGAAACGATGTCATAGTAGTTGAAAAAGAAGAGGATAGATTAAACAAAATAGTTGAAACAAATGATGTAACAGGTTTCATAGGAAATGGCGCTTCATATGAAACGCTTCTCGAAGCTGGTGCTGACTCAGCAGATATTTTTATCGCAACAACGCCAACTGACGAACTAAATATAATGGCTTGTGTTATTGCAAGAAAAATGGGAGCAAAATATACGATTGCAAGAGTAAGAAATCCTGAATATGGTTCAAATTTGAGATTTGTCAGAGATGACTTGGGAATTTCATTAATTGTCAATCCAGAAATGGAGTCAGCTAAAAATATAGCCAATAAACTATTTTTCCCAAATGCCTTAAGTGCGGAAAGTTTTTTTTGGCAAAGAGCGAATATGATTTCGCTAAAAATTGAAGAAAATAGTTTTTTAAAAGACATGCATTTAAAAGATTTAGAAGTTAAGCAAAATGAAAAAGTTATAATTTGCATTGTTGAAAGAGGAAACGATGCATTTATCCCATCTGGAGATTTTCAAATTTTAAAAGATGACATAATTTATGTAATGGGTCCGACAGAAGCTGTCAGAAAATTTTATAAAAAAATGGGATTCAAACGATATGTAAATTCTTCGATGATTATTGGTGGTGGAACAATTTCACACTATTTGATAGATATTCTTTTAAAAGAAAAAAAACAAGTTAAAGTTATTGACAATGATATGGAAAAATTAGAACATTTAAGTCAAGCATATCCAAATGTCTGCGCAATTTATGGAGATGAAACAGACCATAAATTTTTAATAGATGAAGGTATTAAAAAATTTGATTCGGTTGTTATACTGAGCGAAAGTGATGAAGAAAACATGGTTTTATCAATGTTTGCAAGATCACTTACAGATTCAAAAATAGTTACAAAAATAGATAGAACTCTGCTTCTTCCAATAATTGAAGATTATGGAGTGAGAGCAACTGTAATTCCAAAAAAAGTTATTGCAGATATTATAATAAGAGTAGTCAGAGCCAGAATTAACACAAGAGGTTCAAAAATGAAAACTCTTCACAGATTGTGCGACAACAAAGTAGAACTTATTATTTTTGAGATAAAAAAAGAAAGTCATATAGTCGGAATTCCGCTAAAAGATTTAAAATTACAAACAAATGTAATAATTGCAAGTATTTTTAGAAACGATAATTTAATTTTTCCAGGTGGAAACGACACAATTGAAATTGGAGATTATGTAATTATCATAACGACAACTCCAATAGATGATTTCGAAGGAATTGTCTTAAAATAA
- the tuf gene encoding elongation factor Tu — MAKAKFERSKPHVNIGTIGHVDHGKTTTTAAISKVLSEKGLAEKVDFENIDQAPEERERGITINTAHIEYETAKRHYAHVDCPGHADYVKNMITGAAQMDGAILVVSAADGPMPQTREHILLARQVGVPYIVVYLNKVDMVDDEELLELVEMEVRELLNEYGFPGDDVPVIKGSSLGALNGEQKWVDAIMELMDAVDEYIPTPERPIDQPFLMPIEDVFTITGRGTVVTGRVERGVVKVGEEVEIVGIKPTSKTTVTGVEMFRKLLDSGQAGDNIGALLRGTKKEEVERGQVLAKPGTITPHTGFKSEVYVLTKDEGGRHTPFFTGYKPQFYFRTTDITGEVNLPEGVEMVMPGDNIEMTVELIHPIAMEEGLRFAIREGGRTVASGVVATITK, encoded by the coding sequence ATGGCAAAAGCTAAATTCGAGAGAAGTAAACCACATGTAAACATAGGAACAATTGGTCACGTTGACCACGGAAAAACAACAACAACAGCAGCAATTTCAAAAGTATTATCTGAAAAAGGATTAGCTGAAAAAGTTGATTTTGAAAACATTGACCAAGCTCCTGAAGAAAGAGAAAGAGGAATTACAATTAACACAGCTCACATTGAGTATGAAACTGCAAAAAGACACTACGCTCATGTAGATTGTCCAGGACATGCGGATTATGTAAAAAACATGATCACAGGAGCAGCTCAAATGGATGGTGCTATCCTAGTAGTATCAGCAGCTGACGGTCCAATGCCTCAAACAAGAGAACACATCTTGCTAGCAAGACAAGTAGGAGTACCTTATATCGTAGTATACTTGAATAAAGTAGATATGGTAGACGACGAAGAATTATTAGAATTAGTAGAAATGGAAGTAAGAGAATTATTAAATGAATATGGATTCCCTGGAGACGATGTACCAGTAATTAAAGGGTCTTCATTAGGAGCATTAAATGGAGAACAAAAATGGGTAGATGCAATCATGGAATTGATGGATGCAGTGGATGAATATATCCCAACACCAGAAAGACCTATTGACCAACCATTCCTTATGCCAATTGAAGATGTATTCACAATTACAGGAAGAGGGACAGTAGTAACAGGAAGAGTAGAAAGAGGAGTAGTAAAAGTTGGGGAAGAAGTAGAAATCGTAGGAATTAAACCAACTTCAAAAACTACAGTAACAGGAGTAGAAATGTTCAGAAAATTATTAGATTCAGGACAAGCTGGAGATAATATAGGAGCATTATTAAGAGGAACTAAGAAAGAAGAAGTTGAAAGAGGACAAGTACTTGCTAAACCAGGAACAATCACTCCACATACAGGATTTAAATCAGAAGTATATGTATTGACAAAAGATGAAGGAGGAAGACATACTCCATTCTTTACAGGATACAAACCACAATTCTATTTCAGAACAACTGATATTACAGGAGAAGTAAACTTACCAGAAGGTGTAGAAATGGTAATGCCTGGAGATAACATTGAAATGACAGTAGAATTGATTCACCCAATTGCAATGGAAGAAGGATTAAGATTTGCGATTAGAGAAGGTGGAAGAACAGTAGCTTCAGGAGTAGTTGCAACTATTACTAAATAA
- a CDS encoding N-acetylmuramoyl-L-alanine amidase: MKVILNVGHGGVKRDPGACGNGFEEHAWNKDFVNNYIVPECKEQGVDYVVVYQDYYSTLAKKINSIANQGDVTLSFHLNAAGENATGAEMLYWHSSKKSKELAEYLQEANLEATHLRNRGIKARDYDDRGANLLRKTSTPCVIVESGFITNKNDMEILEAAKKELAKYYVAAVKNYWKNN; the protein is encoded by the coding sequence ATGAAAGTAATATTGAATGTAGGACATGGTGGAGTGAAAAGAGATCCAGGGGCATGTGGAAATGGTTTTGAGGAACACGCTTGGAATAAGGATTTTGTGAATAATTATATTGTTCCTGAGTGCAAAGAGCAAGGTGTAGATTATGTTGTAGTATATCAAGACTATTATTCTACATTAGCAAAGAAAATCAATAGTATAGCAAATCAAGGAGATGTGACGTTATCATTTCATCTTAACGCTGCAGGGGAAAATGCAACAGGAGCAGAAATGCTGTACTGGCACAGTTCAAAAAAAAGTAAAGAATTGGCAGAATATTTGCAAGAAGCAAACTTAGAAGCAACGCATTTAAGAAATAGAGGAATAAAAGCACGCGATTATGATGACAGAGGAGCAAATCTTTTAAGAAAAACTTCAACGCCTTGCGTTATTGTTGAAAGTGGATTTATCACAAATAAAAATGATATGGAAATATTGGAAGCAGCAAAAAAAGAACTAGCAAAATACTATGTAGCGGCAGTAAAGAATTATTGGAAAAATAATTAA